In Dryobates pubescens isolate bDryPub1 chromosome 26, bDryPub1.pri, whole genome shotgun sequence, a single window of DNA contains:
- the ZGPAT gene encoding zinc finger CCCH-type with G patch domain-containing protein — MDEENLEAAIQTYNAQLQQVELALGAGQDPSQQSDLIQLQEDLKQLIELTESSLVSVKKSKLLATLDPNAASSSSPVGLEQNTNPDSSAQDEEYAAFKEAIAELGGDEKPSANQDEIAAERETDSKNESKDSEEERESDREEEEEEELSGMKVKAPYYSSWGTLEYHNAMIVGTEELEDGSAGVRVLYLYPTHKSLKPCPFFLDDKCRFKENCRFSHGQVVSVEELQPFQEPNLSSLEVGSACLAKHSDGIWYTAKITDVDSGYYTVQFDSLLLREAVVEADSIIPPLRGEAEADSDDDSAYAKVIDSAIPEAGEWTPACSSSFGGWEAHTRGIGSKLLAQMGYEFGKGLGKNADGRVEPVQAVVLPRGKSLDRCAEVLQRSREGRPAPGRGRRGRAQGGAAQPPAGRRAPRSVFDFLNDKLRGKSSGDEAGGLEALPRRSSKELYRGSKSSRKALSVHLLQTAEEIDRTQRHILGIQRALQRNLGRHSVATAQLKEKLANAHRQLGQLQAQEARLQREQKTADTHKKMTEF; from the exons ATGGACGAAGAGAACCTAGAAGCCGCCATTCAGACCTACaatgcccagctgcagcaagtgGAGCTGGCTTTGGGGGCAGGCCAGGACCCATCGCAGCAGTCAGACTTGATTCAGTTGCAGGAAGATTTAAAGCAGCTGATAGAACTGACTGAATCCAGCCTGGTGTCTGTGAAAAAGAGCAAACTTCTGGCTACTTTAGATCCCAAtgctgcctcttcctcctccccagtggGTCTGGAGCAGAACACCAACCCAGACAGCTCTGCCCAAGATGAGGAGTATGCAGCTTTTAAGGAAGCCATTGCTGAGCTTGGAGGTGATGAGAAGCCTTCAGCTAACCAGGATGAGatagcagcagagagagaaactgaCAGCAAAAATGAATCCAAGGACagtgaagaagagagagagtcagacagagaggaggaagaggaggaagaattgaGTGGGATGAAGGTTAAAGCTCCCTACTACAGTTCTTGGGGGACTCTGGAGTACCATAATGCCATGATTGTGGggacagaggagctggaagatgGCAGTGCAGGAGTCAGAGTGCTGTACCTCTACCCTACTCACAAGTCTCTCAAGCCTTGCCCCTTCTTCTTGGATGACAAATGCAGATTTAAAGAGAACTGTCG GTTCTCTCATGGGCAGGTGGTCTCTGTGGAGGAGCTTCAGCCCTTTCAGGAGCCCAACCTGAGCTCACTGGAGGTAggctcagcctgcctggccAAGCACAGTGATGGCATCTGGTACACTGCAAAAATCACTG ATGTGGACAGTGGTTACTACACTGTGCAGTTTgactccctgctgctgagggaggctgtggtggaGGCAGACAGCATCATCCCCCCGCTGCGCGGCGAGGCCGAGGCCGACAGCGACGACGACTCTGCCTATGCCAAGG TGATAGACTCAGCAATCCCAGAGGCTGGGGAGTggactcctgcctgcagctcctcctttgGTGGCTGGGAAGCTCACACCCGTGGCATTGGCTCCAAGCTGCTGGCTCAGATGGGATATGAGTTTGGCAAAG GGCTAGGGAAGAACGCTGATGGCCGGGTGGAGCCGGTGCAGGCCGTGGTGCTGCCCCGGGGGAAGTCCCTGGACCGCTGTGCCGAggtcctgcagaggagcagggaggggaggccggcgccgggcaggggcaggaggggcagggcgCAGGGCGGCGCCGCGCAGCCCCCCGCCGGCCGCAGGGCCCCGCGCAGCGTCTTCGACTTCCTGAACGACAAACTGCGAGGGAAGAGCTCCGGGGACGAGGCCGGGGGCCTGGAGGCCctgcccaggaggagcagcaaggagctgtaCCGcggcagcaagagcagcaggaaggccCTGAGCGTGCACCTCCTGCAGACGGCCGAGGAGATCGACCGGACGCAGAGACACATCCTGGGGATCCAGCGCGCCCTGCAGCGCAACCTGGGCAG GCACAGTgtggccacagcccagctgaaggagaagctggccaatgcccacaggcagctgggacagctgcaggCCCAggaagccaggctgcagagggagcagaagaCAGCAGACACACACAAGAAGATGACTGAGTTCTAG
- the SLC2A4RG gene encoding SLC2A4 regulator — protein sequence MLRVLDAGVEQCLALHSTYIPVPPCHRKLSGKAGIDEVMAATVLTSLSTSPLVLGHPPATPAPEPGGEVWKELPAMSSSCSSSSNTSGDWSWDPPSDRSTPSTPSPPLSSHVPSTFLPAPLPDEEPDGAHFVFGEAIPRKRKNSTKVMFKCLWKSCGKVLSSSSGMQKHIRTLHLGRRADPEQSDGEEDFYYTELDVDVESLTDGLSSLTPVSPTSSVPPAFPGPEAPPPSPHPALLSPCSPAAPPGLCHVHTDHAYQGCPTPPRPPVPPAAALAPPPPKPPTIPRRPRGEAKKCRKVYGMENREMWCTACRWKKACQRFLD from the exons ATGCTGCGGGTGCTGGACGCCGGCGTGGAGCAGTGCCTGGCGCTGCACTCGACCTACATCCCTGTGCCACCGTGCCACAG GAAGCTCTCGGGCAAGGCAGGCATCGATGAGGTGATGGCAGCCACGGTgctcaccagcctctccaccagCCCTCTGGTGCTTGGTCACCCACCAGCCACCCCTGCCCCAG AGCCGGGTGGTGAGGTCTGGAAGGAGCTGCCTGCCatgtcctccagctgcagcagcagcagcaacaccagCGGGGACTGGAGCTGGGACCCCCCCAGTGACCGCTCCACGCCCTCCACCCCCTCACCTCCGCTCTCCAGCCACGTGCCCAGCACCTTCCTGCCCGCCCCGCTGCCCGACGAGGAGCCTGACGGCGCCCACTTCGTCTTTGGGGAGGCCATCCCGAGGAAGAGGAAG AACTCCACCAAGGTGATGTTCAAGTGCTTGTGGAAGAGCTGCGGCAAggtcctcagcagctcctcagggatGCAGAAGCACATCCGAACCCTGCACCTTGG CCGCAGAGCCGACCCGGAGCAGAGCGATGGGGAGGAGGACTTCTACTACACGGAGCTGGACGTGGACGTGGAGTCGCTGACGGATgggctgtccagcctcacccccGTCTCGCCCACCTCCTCGGTGCCGCCCGCCTTCCCCGGCCCCGAGGCGCCGCCGCCCAGCCCCCACCCGGCGCTGCTGTCGCCCTGCAGCCCCGCGGCTCCCCCCGGCCTCTGCCACGTCCACACCGACCACGCGTACCAG GGCTGCCCAACCCCACCGCGGCCACCAGTGCCCCCTGCCGCCGCTCTGGCCCCACCGCCACCTAAGCCACCAACCATTCCCAG GAGGCCGCGGGGGGAGGCCAAGAAGTGCCGCAAGGTGTACGGCATGGAGAACCGCGAGATGTGGTGCACGGCCTGCCGCTGGAAGAAGGCCTGCCAGCGCTTCCTCGACTGA
- the LIME1 gene encoding lck-interacting transmembrane adapter 1 gives MAVADGKGTLLMPASGALALLGVLVYLGALCAACRRKGRKKKVPPDGVKLVDEALLGQTQLRSLSKSDTKLHELCRVKAGDAPQRPASLDLPCPPCPPASGDPVSILLHRELPQIPVPQPPAASSAPEQTYSNLPFTPARKAVQDTVYECVAVGAEGAPVPPGPTSSQVPPRRVGLGAADYACVRKVKKAAPTEVQDGAVVAPPAAPQCWEGASSAPLAKLEDMYSTVCKATKRTQAPTSASGERGAGWPPLRRDEGALAGCWSPPAAQGTLDPCYESVNDRAWAAQGRGPDPDYEAVDLNWRKVVRGQPGKASAPESLYESVGDVWAGEPRRASARTAANGLEVYITNL, from the exons ATGGCTGTGGCTGATGGCAAGGGGACCCTGCTCATGCCAGCCAGCggtgccctggccctgctgggtgtCTTGGTTTACCTGGGGgccctgtgtgctgcctgcagacG CAAGGGCAGGAAGAAGAAGGTCCCTCCAGATGGGGTGAAGCTGGTGGATGAG gccctgctggggcagacgCAGCTGCGCTCGCTCAGCAAGTCGGACACCAAGCTGCATGAGCTGTGCCGAGTGAAGGCCGGGGACGCCC CCCAGCGCCCGGCCAGCCTGGATCTCCCgtgccccccgtgccccccagcCAGCGGTGACCctgtcagcatcctcctgcaccGGGAGCTGCCCCAGATCCCTGTCCCCCAGCCCCCGGCAGCCTCCTCAGCCCCTGAGCAGACCTACTCCAACCTGCCCTTCACCCCAGCACGGAAAGCGGTGCAGGACACTGTCTATGAGTGCGTGGCAGTGGGGGCAGAGGGTGCCCCGGTGCCCCCCGGCCCCACCAGCAGCCAAGTGCCCCCCAGGCGTGTGGGGCTCGGGGCAGCCGACTACGCCTGTGTGCGGAAGGTGAAGAAGGCAGCGCCCACGGAGGTGCAGGATGGAGCTGTGGTggcacctcctgctgctccacagtgctgggagggtgccagcagtgccccccTGGCAAAG CTGGAGGACATGTACTCAACGGTGTGCAAAGCCACCAAGAGGACCCAGGCCCCCACATCGGCCTCAGGGGagaggggtgctgggtggccaCCCCTGCGCCGGGACGAGGGtgccctggctgggtgctggtcCCCCCCGGCAGCCCAAGGCACCCTGGACCCCTGCTATGAGTCTGTCAACgacagagcctgggctgctcagggccgtGGCCCCGACCCGGACTACGAGGCCGTGGACCTGaactggaggaaggtggtgagagggcagccaggcaagGCCTCGGCCCCCGAGAGCCTCTACGAGAGCGTGGGGGACGTCTGGGCAGGGGAGCCCCGGAGAGCCTCTGCCAGGACAGCAGCCAACGGCCTGGAGGTCTACATCACCAACCTATAg